One Desulfonatronum thiodismutans DNA segment encodes these proteins:
- the zapA gene encoding cell division protein ZapA gives MPSHTISVLGLELAFKADADQAQVVAARKEIEERFTVLKKQGKHMSKEKLLAFLALGLADDYLLTCKKLGQLETKLEKLLHRMDQDDSAGNNIDTQSE, from the coding sequence ATGCCCAGTCATACCATATCAGTCTTGGGGTTGGAATTGGCCTTCAAGGCTGATGCGGATCAAGCCCAGGTCGTTGCCGCCAGAAAGGAGATTGAAGAGCGGTTCACCGTGCTGAAAAAACAGGGCAAGCATATGAGCAAGGAAAAACTCCTGGCGTTTTTAGCGCTGGGACTAGCGGATGATTATCTCCTGACATGCAAAAAATTGGGGCAGTTGGAGACAAAGCTGGAAAAATTGCTTCACCGGATGGATCAAGACGATAGTGCCGGGAATAATATTGATACACAGTCGGAATAA